In Notamacropus eugenii isolate mMacEug1 chromosome 1, mMacEug1.pri_v2, whole genome shotgun sequence, one genomic interval encodes:
- the WDR73 gene encoding WD repeat-containing protein 73 isoform X2, with the protein MEEAADWLVDSLRLYRDLHAFELPGPTRVLEWTDNQGVYVAGCESQKRNEVLHLLLPPKLCAENQGLCPERDFRMKHGGFSDKPVYNLKHIPETRLLVTSGPPDSSLQVWQVAEDSDVIKAVSTIAIHGAKSSVWPKLAVLVSKVPRVLHGARVNDLHVTELESQKTLYMSGENDSEEDISSLQVLDADTFAFCCASGRLGLVDIRQKLNDSKRTASSPGPGGEWWCAAFQTRGQGPGPTIASLSSNGQLQLTDLRDLDHPVTSVQCPVSMPSPDWELLRVTWAPSLDGCLAISGFDGTVQIYDTTSWEKNGSHVEPLFVHKGHLFIDGNEKDVLSLVTTHSWHPSKPRTLLSAAVDASLHVWDWVDPCSSC; encoded by the exons ATGGAGGAGGCTGCAGACTGGCTCGTGGACTCTCTGCGCTT GTACCGAGATCTCCATGCGTTTGAGCTGCCGGGCCCCACCCGAGTCCTGGAGTGGACTGATAACCAAG GAGTCTATGTTGCGGGCTGTGAaagtcagaaaagaaatgaagtgcTGCATCTTCTTTTACCCCCCAAACTCTGTGCTGAAAACCAG gGCTTATGTCCCGAAAGAGATTTCAGGATGAAACATGGGGGATTTTCAGACAAGCCTGTCTACAACCTGAAGCATATTCCAGAGACCAG GTTGCTGGTAACAAGTGGCCCACCCGACAGTTCTCTACAGGTGTGGCAGGTTGCAGAAGATAGTG aCGTGATTAAAGCAGTAAGTACCATTGCTATCCATGGGGCAAAAAGTAGTGTCTGGCCCAAGCTTGCAGTCCTCGTCTCTAAGGTCCCCAGAGTCCTCCATGGGGCCAGGGTCAATGATCTTCACGTTACTGAGCTGGAGTCCCAGAAGACTCTCTACATGTCAG GTGAGAATGACAGTGAAGAAGACATAAGCAGTTTGCAGGTATTGGATGCAGATACATTTGCTTTCTGCTGTGCCTCGGGACGCCTGGGACTTGTGGACATCCGCCAGAAGCTGAATGACTCAAAGAGGACTGCCTCGAGCCCTGGACCTGGGGGAGAGTGGTGGTGTGCTGCATTTCAAACCAGGGGGCAGGGACCAGGCCCTACCATTGCCAGTCTGTCATCAAATGGGCAGCTTCAGCTCACAGACCTAAGGGACCTTGACCATCCGGTGACATCAGTGCAGTGCCCAGTTTCTATGCCCAGCCCAGACTGGGAGTTGCTGAGAGTAACCTGGGCTCCTTCTCTTGATGGCTGCTTAGCCATTTCAG GTTTTGATGGAACTGTCCAGATCTATGATACCACGTCCTGGGAGAAAAATGGAAGCCATGTGGAACCACTCTTTGTTCATAAAGGACATCTTTTCATAGATGGGAATGAGAAGGATGTGCTTTCACTGGTAACCACACATTCCTGGCACCCCAGCAAACCAAGGACATTGTTGTCTGCAGCAGTTGATGCATCTTTGCATGTGTGGGATTGGGTAGATCCTTGTAGCTCCTGTTGA
- the HYI gene encoding putative hydroxypyruvate isomerase, protein MAPLRFAANLSWLFSEQGPALSDRLEAAARAGFRVAEVAWPYAEPAERLAAAARAAGLRVVLLNTPPGDTELGELGLGAVPGRQDAFRQGLELAVAYARELGCPQVHLMAGRVPQGAERAAVARDMDAVFVENLRHAADVLARENLVGLVEPINSRLTDPRYFLDTPEQAAAILRRVDRPNLRLQLDVFHWQIMGGNLTANIRAFLPLVGHVQVAQVPDRGEPDSPGELNYPYLFQLLEELGYTGFVGCEYRPRGDTNEGLGWLRAYWESRARQD, encoded by the coding sequence ATGGCTCCTCTGCGCTTCGCAGCCAACCTGTCCTGGTTGTTCTCGGAACAGGGCCCGGCGCTGAGCGATCGCCTCGAGGCCGCCGCTCGGGCTGGCTTCAGGGTGGCCGAGGTGGCCTGGCCCTACGCGGAACCCGCGGAGCGACTGGCTGCGGCGGCGCGGGCAGCCGGGCTGCGGGTGGTGCTGCTCAACACGCCGCCTGGGGACACGGAACTCGGCGAGCTGGGGCTGGGCGCCGTGCCCGGGCGCCAGGACGCGTTCCGCCAGGGGCTGGAGCTGGCGGTCGCGTACGCGCGGGAGCTCGGCTGCCCCCAGGTGCACCTGATGGCCGGCCGCGTCCCGCAGGGCGCCGAGCGCGCCGCCGTGGCCCGGGATATGGACGCGGTGTTCGTGGAGAACCTGCGGCACGCCGCCGACGTGCTGGCCCGCGAGAACCTCGTGGGGCTCGTGGAGCCCATCAACAGCCGGCTCACGGACCCGCGCTATTTCCTGGACACGCCCGAGCAGGCCGCGGCCATCCTGCGCCGGGTGGACCGGCCCAACCTGAGGCTGCAGCTGGACGTGTTCCACTGGCAGATCATGGGTGGAAACCTGACGGCCAACATCCGAGCCTTCCTGCCCCTGGTCGGGCACGTGCAGGTGGCCCAAGTCCCCGACCGCGGCGAGCCCGACAGCCCAGGAGAGCTCAACTACCCCTACTTGTTCCAGCTGTTGGAGGAGCTGGGCTACACGGGCTTTGTGGGCTGCGAGTACCGGCCCCGAGGGGACACCAACGAAGGTCTCGGCTGGCTTCGGGCCTACTGGGAGAGCCGGGCCAGGCAAGACTGA
- the NMB gene encoding neuromedin-B, protein MVGFGYKPSMTSELTRRPLHPRLLSCLVFLAFLSSTSTLSLDFVEHRNKAAKIKIHPRGNLWATGHFMGKKSVEPLAFSSPGKASRITLEEMKDQLSHELLRILRLKKSLGMSHVSPAVSAQDLWMLVQQLEK, encoded by the exons ATGGTGGGATTTGGGTACAAGCCAAGCATGACCTCGGAGCTGACCCGCCGACCCCTGCACCCTCGGCTCCTGAGTTGCTTGGTGTTCCTTGCTTTCCTCTCCAGCACTTCCACACTCAGCCTGGACTTTGTGGAACATCGGAATAAAGCAGCCAAGATCAAAATCCACCCCAGAGGCAACCTCTGGGCCACAG GCCACTTCATGGGCAAGAAGAGTGTGGAGCCCCTGGCCTTCTCATCTCCTGGGAAAGCTTCCCGCATCAccctggaagaaatgaaagatcaGCTGAGTCATGAGCTGCTTAGAATCCTTCGGCTGAAGAAATCTCTGGGCATGAGCCATGTGAGCCCCGCAGTGAGTGCCCAG GACCTATGGATGCTGGTTCAGCAGCTGGAGAAGTAG
- the WDR73 gene encoding WD repeat-containing protein 73 isoform X1, which yields MEEAADWLVDSLRLYRDLHAFELPGPTRVLEWTDNQGVYVAGCESQKRNEVLHLLLPPKLCAENQGLCPERDFRMKHGGFSDKPVYNLKHIPETRLLVTSGPPDSSLQVWQVAEDSDVIKAVSTIAIHGAKSSVWPKLAVLVSKVPRVLHGARVNDLHVTELESQKTLYMSGENDSEEDISSLQVLDADTFAFCCASGRLGLVDIRQKLNDSKRTASSPGPGGEWWCAAFQTRGQGPGPTIASLSSNGQLQLTDLRDLDHPVTSVQCPVSMPSPDWELLRVTWAPSLDGCLAISGFDGTVQIYDTTSWEKNGSHVEPLFVHKGHLFIDGNEKDVLSLVTTKVAVLLDTQLLFDGVSSFLPVAFNVNGSTFTFLLNTYCIEEVK from the exons ATGGAGGAGGCTGCAGACTGGCTCGTGGACTCTCTGCGCTT GTACCGAGATCTCCATGCGTTTGAGCTGCCGGGCCCCACCCGAGTCCTGGAGTGGACTGATAACCAAG GAGTCTATGTTGCGGGCTGTGAaagtcagaaaagaaatgaagtgcTGCATCTTCTTTTACCCCCCAAACTCTGTGCTGAAAACCAG gGCTTATGTCCCGAAAGAGATTTCAGGATGAAACATGGGGGATTTTCAGACAAGCCTGTCTACAACCTGAAGCATATTCCAGAGACCAG GTTGCTGGTAACAAGTGGCCCACCCGACAGTTCTCTACAGGTGTGGCAGGTTGCAGAAGATAGTG aCGTGATTAAAGCAGTAAGTACCATTGCTATCCATGGGGCAAAAAGTAGTGTCTGGCCCAAGCTTGCAGTCCTCGTCTCTAAGGTCCCCAGAGTCCTCCATGGGGCCAGGGTCAATGATCTTCACGTTACTGAGCTGGAGTCCCAGAAGACTCTCTACATGTCAG GTGAGAATGACAGTGAAGAAGACATAAGCAGTTTGCAGGTATTGGATGCAGATACATTTGCTTTCTGCTGTGCCTCGGGACGCCTGGGACTTGTGGACATCCGCCAGAAGCTGAATGACTCAAAGAGGACTGCCTCGAGCCCTGGACCTGGGGGAGAGTGGTGGTGTGCTGCATTTCAAACCAGGGGGCAGGGACCAGGCCCTACCATTGCCAGTCTGTCATCAAATGGGCAGCTTCAGCTCACAGACCTAAGGGACCTTGACCATCCGGTGACATCAGTGCAGTGCCCAGTTTCTATGCCCAGCCCAGACTGGGAGTTGCTGAGAGTAACCTGGGCTCCTTCTCTTGATGGCTGCTTAGCCATTTCAG GTTTTGATGGAACTGTCCAGATCTATGATACCACGTCCTGGGAGAAAAATGGAAGCCATGTGGAACCACTCTTTGTTCATAAAGGACATCTTTTCATAGATGGGAATGAGAAGGATGTGCTTTCACTG GTCACAACTAAAGTTGCTGTATTGCTAGACACTCAATTACTTTTTGATGGtgtctcttcctttctgcctGTGGCCTTCAATGTGAATG gttctacatttacattcctattaaatacatattgcatagaagaagtaaaatga